The Anoplopoma fimbria isolate UVic2021 breed Golden Eagle Sablefish chromosome 10, Afim_UVic_2022, whole genome shotgun sequence sequence agaaaaagaaacagattaagAGTTAGTCTAATGGTGCAGTAAGGGGAATGTGTGTCTTCTGATTAGTTAGATATTTGGCATTCTTCTTTATGGCATTGAAAGTGAGTGGATACTGCCGGTGGTGCAGAGAGAGACTGGATACAGGGCCTCCTTTAGGGCACAGGGTGtggttgggggggggaaatgGGGTTAAGACCGAAAATCACACTCATGCCTTTCCTCACGCCTGCTTCAGAAATTGGTCCACTGTATCCGCCTCCACCGCATCGGAAAACATCTCGTAGTCCtgtggagaggaagaggctCAATCAGCAAACAGAGATACTCTGATATGACAGCTGCATGGGGTTGCAAAGGGTCAGTCAGTGTTCCAGAAGGACAATTTCTTCACTGAAAACATAAGAGTTCATGTATGTAAATCAATTTACAGTGTTAATAACATTTCTGGGCACAAGatgactattattattattatgatctaAACCTGTAAGTACAGTTTTTGGCTAGTTGGGggcacaaaacacagaaattatcacttttttattagGAAATGTGAACTTGTTGGAAAACAgctgcttatttacacatctggagcaacattatttatcatttagagTTGCGTTTCTGACCATCTGATGATTTTCAATTCAGTGTTCACTCTCGTTTAGCTCTGATTTTGGTCTCAACCAGCTCCTGTTTGGCCGATAAATGCTCTGTATTCAGCAGCTAACCTTTTCCATCTGCGGACTGATAGTGTACACAGGTTTTAAGAGCTTCTGTACTCTCATTTCATATCTTTGGCATTTCAATACTCAATTTCTCGATGGTTATCTGCCATTATTTCTGCTGATTCTGATTCCGATACAGTACCGGCGACTTTTCTGACTAGACTGCTGCAGAGTATGTGTACGCGTGCTTCCCTCACCCCACAGTACTGGTCCTCGTTGAAAAGCTGTGGAGGAACGGCGGCGGGGTTTCCTGCTTTGCTTCTCATTTCGTCACACACATCCCTGCCCACAGAGATGTCGATGAGCTCGTACTGGATGCTTTTACTGTCAAGGATTCGCATCACTTCTGCCTGTTGGGACTTTacctaaagaaataaaaaaaaagaatgtactCAAGCTCAGCATAACCAATCAGAACCAGTCAACAACCCTGAGCATTTCATATGGTGACAGCTGCCCTTACAACTCAAATCCTACTTTCATTTAGTGCATTTCTGTAAACTGAGTGCAGCAAACgactaatattttttattttattgtataatatgtgtatttattatctgttatgTCATGGGGTTAGTCAAGAGCAGACGGAGGCCTTCAAACTGTTCAAACTGTTGAAATATCATGCTTCCTCAAAGGCAGGGACATTTACAAAAAACTTTCAAAGCACAGTgctgtaaaaaacatataatgatAATCATTTTTGAGGCTGtgcctttaaaaaacagtggCTTTATCTGGATCCTGGGTGATGATTAATAGACCTCGGGGGAACACGATGCTATCTGTGTGGGCGAATGAGGAAGTTGGGAGGGGGTTTTGTAAAGTGACCACACCTAAAGAACTGAAAACAGACAAGCTGGCGTTTAGTTGGCCATTTCCTGAAACTAAAAAGGGGAATTATTTGTAGAAAGCTTCTCTGTATCGTGTGAAGTACAAAGTTATAGCAGTTAAGAAAGTATCTTAAACTGAACACAACATGTTTAAAAGCGAGCAATTACATTTGTTATATGACATCCAGGTAAGATATGTCTGAGCCAAGTGAGTGGAAAACCTTCTTGCAGTGCTGcatgtatattatttatttaactttctgATATGTGATACTGTTGCAGAACAATCCGTAAGATGCATAAAGAGAGggaacacattttaaacttaattaaactatttaaaaagtgagTGAGTATAAAAAGGGATTTGTACatgagaatgtttttctttttggaggaggagggatggtCTTCCATTAgtctaaataaacaaattaaatagaTTTTCCTTCGTGAATCTGCTCtggctctgttttttttgttttttttaaacataggaaaaaagagacagaatgcTTTGataggataaaataaaataaatagacagAATAATGTGGCCGTGCAGCTGGTGATGAAGCCATCAGAGATACTTGTTGTCATTGGCTTTGtaaccaaaaacacaatcttCCTCTGGCTTCAACAGCAAACCAGAAAATCAGCAGGTTACCCAGCAGCACACGAGAGGTTAAACACTTAGTGCACGTCACTGGACTTTTTCCACAACATGATGAATTCCTCACGTCTAATAGGTTCCAGATGTTCAGCCCTGTGCTTTGCCATACACTGTTCATACTGTTGCAACAAATTATTCCTACAAGATGTTGTCAGTTTATCAAAGTCCGCAGACTGTTCTGGATGTCAACCGGTTAGAATCGATTCCTCCTGATGTATTCTATGGAATACTGTAACAAAACTTCATTACAAAGTCAAACTATTTAAGAATATCCTGCTTAAAActaacaaatacaaacaattatTGACTCTTCCTAATTTAAAAGGGTCCACTGATCAATTCGGCTCACACATAAACTACCATGCAGCTCTTACTTGAGTTACTTTTCACATTTGAGTCATGGTTTTAATGATCACTTACCAATAAACTACAGTAACTAGaacaaagaaattaagaaaatgacctacatacagtaccagtcaaaagtttggacacaccttctcattcaatgtttcttctttatttttatttttattttatatatatttttattttatataatattttggaTATACCttcagtaccagtcaaagtttggacacaccttctcattcaactactttgaagaatgtaaaatataaaacatattctggtttgttgagcatttgtttgtttaccacataattccatatgtgttccttcatagtttggatgtcttcaatattaatctacaatgtagaaaacaataaaaataaaaagaaaaacattgaatgagaaggtgtgtccaaactttggactgctactgtataaatacacgattaacaatgatccaatggtataacactgacaatagccactctgcattatgattatttattacttttgataggctacttttactaagatttgtagcaaatacttctgatattattttttaatctggaatgcaggacttttacttgcaatttttttaacttccttaagtaaatcattttttttaccactgttgttgtaaagtaaaatatatataaaaaatatatatacagtaccagtcaaaagtttggacacaccttctcattcaactactttgaagaatgtaaaatataaaacatattctggtttgttgagcatttgtttgtttaccacataattccatatgtgttccttcatagtttggatgtcgtcaatattaatctacaatgtagaaaaaaaaataaaaataaaaataaagaaaaaccatttaatgtgaaggtgtgtccaaacttttgactggtactgtatatatatatatatatatatatatatatatatataaatatataaatatatatatatatataaaaataaaaataaaaataaaataaaaaaacattgaatgtgaaggtgtgtccaaacttttgactggtactgtatatatataaatataataaatatatataaaataaaaaaaataaaataaaaataaaaataaagaaaaaacattgaatgagaagatatGTCCAAACTTAGAATATATAGAATATTAAATTCTCAAAAGCAAGTGAATTTAATGTATTCTGCCACATATTGGTGGTAAAATTACTTACCTTTATCATTTAATTTGCAATAATCAAGAAAACCTTAAATTGACAGATTTTTTACATGCAGTCTACACTTGTAGCCTTATGTACCAAAATGACATCATGATGGTGTTATTATTTAACATGCATTAAAGTTCATATTTCTGCAAAAGAACCAAACCTGCTCACCTGTGCAAGTCTTTTAACAGGTGATAACTTTTTTATCATAATGaagcatgcatgcacataaTGCTGACGTGACAGTAATGATAGAAATGGAGGCTGACTTGCACAGGCCCTCTGCACACTCAGTGAGGAGGAAGCAGACCAGCTGATAGGTGTGTCTGCAGGACCGAGGATTCAGAGCTGCTGCACCCGGACCTCCACACACAATCCCCGGCCACTGGACTCACCGTGCGGGAGGCAGTCACGGTGGTGTAGTAGAGTTTGATGCCCATGGCTGCAGGTACAGAGCTCTCCTGGTGTGAGTAGatgtctctctccgtctctctcgcCTGAGTCAAGTTGCACAGTTATCTATTACAGGCTGTGGAAGcttgatttcaaaataaaagacgtGGATTTTCACAATAAGGGGGTTTCAAGTGTGTTTAAATACAATCACATGcctacatgtacagtaccagtcaaaagtttggacacaccttctcattcaatgttttttctttatttttgtttttattttatatatttattattatatattatatatatatatttatatatatatatatatatatatatatacagtaccagtcaaaagtttggacacaccttctcattcaatgttttttctttatttttatttttattttattttatttttattttatatatgtacagtaccagtcaaaagtttggacacaccttctcattcaatgttttttctttatttttatttttattttatatatatttttattttatatatatatatatatagtcagtAAACGTttacacaccttctcattcaatacTTTGaagaatttatatatatatatatatacagtaccagtcaaaagtttggacacattctcattccacataattccatatgttgTCATACATATAGTGtaatttattgatatatatatatatgatatataatactaatatatatactattcttattctacaaacaaaaaggcttgaatgtaaatgtaatactaTTGTGACTAATGTGATATAAACCTGGCTCTTTTGTTATTGCCCCATTTGTATACTGCATCTAAAATATGTCCTGTTgtcatacaaaatattttgcaaaCATCTTTTAATTAATActattttatacagtaccagtcaaaagtttggacacaccttctcattcaatgttttttctttatttttatttttttctacattgtagattaatattgaagacatccaaactatgaaggaacacatatggaattatgtggtaaacaaacaaatgctcaacaaaccagaatatgttttatattttacattcttcaaagtagttgaatgagaaggtgtgtccaaacttttgactggtactgtatatcttgTAATATGAGACAGCCAATCaaatattttgggggttttggaaatgttgtcagacacatttttctgacattttatatacCAAAAAAAGAATTCAAATGGAAGGTTAATCTATAAGGAAAATAATTTATCTCATCAGTTTATCAGTTTAGACTTCACTCATCCTctcctgatgtgttttattattggaAACATTGACAGGAAATGATTTGTTGTGTTCTGGTAAACTtgactctcctctcccttcagACTGAGGATTACTACTGGCTGCTCACTTTAAAGAGACAGTGCCgaactttattcatatttttgtttgcctgttttttaaatcatactTAACTATAATCCTAGATTAAACTgtaataagataatcctttatatttatagtaattactgttagggttagggttcatAGGGTGCATTCACTTATACTTATTATGCCTCTtgtccttcatctcctctttcttccaCTCACACTTCTCCTCGTTAGACATGAGCCCCCTTTTTGCATctcattttgttgtttctgctCCTATACAACCCAAATGTTgggttaaatatttaaaagaaaaccatTTTGTCCATTTCATCACATTTGCATAAACACTG is a genomic window containing:
- the sh3bgrl3 gene encoding SH3 domain-binding glutamic acid-rich-like protein 3, producing MGIKLYYTTVTASRTVKSQQAEVMRILDSKSIQYELIDISVGRDVCDEMRSKAGNPAAVPPQLFNEDQYCGDYEMFSDAVEADTVDQFLKQA